One Coffea arabica cultivar ET-39 chromosome 5c, Coffea Arabica ET-39 HiFi, whole genome shotgun sequence DNA window includes the following coding sequences:
- the LOC113688976 gene encoding DDRGK domain-containing protein 1-like — protein MEDIFIAILSMLLVFALVPLYLWKRRLDSRSPDQPREEEEPQVRQRETVVRGSGARRMRRRPAASGASSSSAGATVEEAVDESDEEADGNEYYPAKVSKKKEKKRQEREAQRQADEAARESRRTKQDRYEEMRRRKDEEREAQELKLEEEARARKAKEEEAAALEFEKWKEEFSVDAEGTTENEVQDGGQGLLSGFVDYIKNHKCIPLEDLAAEFKLRTQDCINRITSLEDMGRLSGVMDDRGKYIYISQEEMNAVAEYIKREGRVSISHLASKSNQFIDLEPISQFVDDISSVEEIAVA, from the exons ATGGAGGATATATTTATTGCAATTCTGTCGATGCTTCTGGTGTTTGCTTTAGTACCGCTGTATCTATGGAAACGCCGACTTGATTCTCGGTCTCCTGATCAACCTCGAGAGGAGGAGGAACCTCAG GTTAGGCAAAGGGAAACAGTAGTGAGGGGTAGTGGAGCTCGGCGGATGCGGCGAAGACCTGCTGCTTCTGGTGCCAGCTCATCGTCAGCCGGAGCTACTGTAGAAG AAGCTGTTGATGAAAGTGATGAAGAAGCTGATGGAAATGAATACTATCCTGCTAAAGTGtcgaagaaaaaggaaaagaagcggCAGGAAAGAGAAGCACAGAGACAG GCTGATGAGGCTGCACGTGAGTCAAGACGGACCAAACAAGATCGTTACGAAGAAATGAGGAGGAGGAAGGATGAGGAACGAGAAGCGCAAGAGCTTAAGCTG GAAGAAGAAGCCAGAGCTCGCAAAGCCAAGGAGGAAGAAGCTGCTGCATtagaatttgaaaaatggaaagagGAATTCTCAGTTGATGCAGAAGGTACTACAGAAAATGAAGTCCAAGATGGAGGCCAAGGCCTGCTCTCTGGTTTTGTGGATTACATCAAG AATCATAAATGCATTCCATTGGAAGATCTTGCCGCAGAGTTCAAATTACGGACCCAG GACTGTATTAAccggatcacctcgctagaagATATGG GGAGACTATCTGGAGTCATGGATGATAGAGGCAAATACATATATATCTCGCAAGAAGAGATGAATGCTGTAGCTGAATACATCAAGCGCGAGGGTAGGGTCAGCATATCCCACTTAGCTAGCAAGTCCAACCAGTTCATAGATTTGGAACCAATATCCCAGTTTGTGGATGACATCAGCAGTGTAGAAGAGATAGCTGTTGCTTGA
- the LOC113689684 gene encoding COBRA-like protein 11: MRSKGMKITWNVVVAYLVLILFYHGLVICEAQDGLGLGLGGDSSGGGDGDGDGDGVAAPPPPGLDSCNGVYLSYSFDGREKIYPHVKNASAQAYSFTSILSLINTGSVELKAWQVKVGFQYNELLVSTDGGVLVGESEMPVPVGKNGTIFAGYPMTDLKTAIETAGDTTQIQVQVQIKGTMFGLKKGTPMPKNIKLLNDGYKCPPAKRQGSYMSVCCMRDPKFKVKIIKTRFSPRQYGDLNMVYDVLQAYQNKYFAQVTIDNNSPLGRLDHWNLTWNWMKNEFIYSMKGAYTHKRDPYDCIYGPQGQYYQDFDFSTVMSCSSRPIISDLPREKKDDDKVGKLPYCCKNGTLLPSVMNETESRAIFQLEVFKLPPDIQNKTSITPPQNWNITGVLNPTYKCGPPVRVDPTEFPDPSGLDSTTAAIASWQVTCNITRPKTKAAKCCVSYSAYYADSVIPCNTCACGCGETSRCDANAQALTLPPEALLVPFTNRTATAKAWAHLKKHKLPLKLPCPDNCGVSINWHIDSDYNTGFAARMTLFNWGENIFANWFAAIQMKKAYPGYEKVYSFNGTKLPDLNDIIFMQGLPGLNYLVGEVNGTHPTSPRVPGKQQSVISFSKKHTPHLNIAAGDGFPTKVIFNGEECALPTRLPQRSDGKRRSTLSFLPAIFIAIITFLLLADL; the protein is encoded by the exons ATGAGAAGCAAAGGAATGAAAATAACATGGAATGTAGTGGTGGCTTACCTTGTCCTCATCCTTTTTTATCATGGTCTGGTGATATGTGAGGCCCAAGATGGTCTTGGCCTCGGCCTCGGGGGTGACAGTAGTGGCGGTGGCGATGGCGATGGCGATGGCGATGGTGTTGCAGCACCGCCGCCACCAGGACTGGATTCCTGCAATGGTGTCTATCTCTCATATTCTTTTGACGGACGAGAGAAGATATATCCACACGTGAAAAATGCATCAGCGCAGGCATATTCATTCACGAGTATTTTAAGTTTGATTAATACAGGATCCGTTGAGCTCAAAGCATGGCAGGTTAAGGTTGGTTTTCAGTATAATGAGCTATTGGTTTCGACTGATGGGGGAGTTCTCGTTGGCGAGTCCGAGATGCCTGTTCCAGTGGGAAAAAATGGCACGATTTTTGCAGGGTATCCAATGACAGATCTAAAGACAGCCATTGAGACTGCTGGGGACACGACTCAGATTCAGGTTCAGGTGCAAATCAAGGGAACAATGTTTGGATTGAAGAAGGGCACTCCTATGCCCAAGAACATTAAATTGTTAAATGATGGCTATAAGTGTCCTCCTGCAAAACGCCAAG GAAGTTACATGAGTGTATGTTGCATGAGGGATCCGAAATTCAAAGTAAAGATTATCAAAACCAGATTTTCGCCTCGCCAATACGGTGACCTTAATATGGTATACGATGTTCTTCAAGCCTATCAAAACAAGTACTTCGCACAAGTCACTATCGACAACAACAGTCCGCTTGGTCGTCTGGATCACTGGAACTTGACTTGGAATTGGATGAAAAATGAGTTCATATACTCGATGAAGGGAGCTTACACGCACAAGAGGGACCCTTATGATTGTATTTATGGCCCCCAAGGACAATATTATCAGGATTTCGACTTCAGCACTGTCATGAGCTGCAGTAGTAGGCCGATCATTTCTGATTTACCTCGTGAGAAGAAGGATGATGATAAGGTTGGTAAGTTGCCATATTGCTGCAAAAATGGGACTCTTTTGCCATCGGTTATGAATGAGACTGAGTCAAGAGCCATTTTCCAACTTGAGGTCTTCAAGCTTCCACCTGATATTCAGAACAAAACTTCAATCACCCCACCCCAGAATTGGAATATCACTGGTGTTCTAAATCCAACTTACAAATGTGGCCCCCCAGTCAGGGTAGATCCCACAGAATTCCCAGACCCTAGTGGACTTGATTCAACGACAGCAGCAATTGCAAGTTGGCAAGTAACTTGCAATATTACTCGCCCCAAGACTAAGGCAGCTAAGTGCTGTGTTTCTTACTCTGCTTACTATGCTGACTCCGTTATTCCATGCAACACCTGCGCTTGTGGATGTGGAGAAACATCTCGCTGTGATGCAAATGCGCAGGCCTTGACTCTCCCTCCTGAAGCCTTACTTGTACCTTTCACTAACCGAACAGCCACGGCAAAAGCTTGGGCTCATTTAAAGAAGCACAAGTTGCCGTTAAAATTGCCTTGTCCAGATAATTGTGGCGTGAGCATAAACTGGCATATAGATTCAGATTACAACACTGGGTTTGCGGCAAGAATGACCCTCTTCAATTGGGGGGAAAATATCTTCGCAAATTGGTTCGCGGCCATCCAAATGAAGAAAGCTTACCCTGGTTACGAAAAGGTTTATTCCTTCAATGGCACGAAACTACCTGACCTCAATGACATCATATTCATGCAGGGCTTACCTGGATTGAACTACTTAGTGGGAGAGGTGAATGGAACTCACCCGACTAGCCCAAGAGTACCCGGAAAACAGCAATCAGTGATTTCATTCTCCAAGAAACACACACCTCACCTTAATATAGCTGCTGGTGATGGATTCCCTACAAAAGTAATATTCAATGGTGAAGAATGTGCTCTTCCGACAAGATTACCGCAAAGATCAGATGGAAAGCGTAGATCTACACTAAGCTTTTTGCCAGCCATTTTCATTGCGATCATAACATTCCTGCTATTGGCTGATCTCTGA